One region of Salvelinus sp. IW2-2015 linkage group LG1, ASM291031v2, whole genome shotgun sequence genomic DNA includes:
- the LOC111965023 gene encoding peroxisomal succinyl-coenzyme A thioesterase isoform X1 produces the protein MKCFERLVMAHINTIIPETLDPLQFAYRPNRSTDDAISIALHTTLSHLEKRNTYVRMLFIDYSSAFNTVVPTKLITTLRTLRLNTSLCNWILDFLMGHPPGVKGQVRWKTCRPAPFLTAKPNRALIDEPITLEGRHLPPHSPITVCARMHNEDGDLWEAFSHYNTDGRGVVNLTRDESVGGSYVGCEPMGLFWALQPAPGEREGLRLRKKNVETPYSVQLSLLEGHIPVPSSHGSNKEQRQRGEQELAAVTVERWYMAPGVRRIEIRQNGVVGTLFLPPGPGPFPAMMDLWGMGGGLIEYRSALFASRGFASLSLAYFGHKDIPGPLNTLNVGDAYFKTAFQFLQDHPQVCGDRMGVMGLSFGVYLALRIATQIDVNPRCVIGVNGPIGSFNKLSDSDGMTESFEGDQKHWSYDEEGYVSFREVSMPNNIPPENKANVENLCCPLLYILGEDDLSCAAIENADEIEKKIKDAGRSHLFTRLSYPGAGHLIEPPYTPNSRASMWTTQPKKLIXLWGGHLVPHAAAQEDAWKRTLEFMXXHLRGKEDK, from the exons atgaagtgctttgaaaggctggtcatggctcacatcaacaccatcatcccggaaaccctagacccactccaattcgcctaccgccccaacagatccacagacgatgcaatctcaatcgcactccacactaccctttctcacctggaaaaaaggaacacctatgtgagaatgctgttcattgactacagctcagcgttcaacaccgtagtgcccacaaagctcatcactacgcTAAGGACCCtcagactaaacacctccctctgcaactggatcctggacttcctgatgggccaccccccaggtgttaagg GCCAAGTGAGATGGAAGACATGTAGACCAGCTCCCTTTTTGACAGCTAAACCCAACCGCGCCCTCATAGATGAGCCGATTACCCTAGAGGGACGTCACCTCCCCCCCCACTCACCTATTACGGTGTGTGCCCGCATGCATAACGAGGACGGTGACCTGTGGGAAGCGTTTTCTCACTACAACACAGATGGGAGGGGTGTCGTCAACT TGACCAGGGATGAGTCTGTAGGGGGCTCCTATGTGGGCTGTGAGCCCATGGGACTATTCTGGGCCCTGCAGCctgcacctggagagagagagggtctgag GCTGCGGAAGAAAAACGTTGAGACTCCGTACTCTGTACAGTTGTCCTTATTAGAGGGTCACATTCCGGTTCCATCCAGTCATGGTTCCAACAAGGAGCAgcgacagagaggggaacaggagCTGGCTGCAGTGACTGTGGAACGCTGGTACATGGCACCAGGGGTCCGGAGAATAGAGATCCGGCAGAACGGAGTAGTGGGGACCTTGTTCTTACCCCCAG GTCCAGGTCCATTCCCAGCCATGATGGACCTGTGGGGTATGGGCGGGGGGCTGATAGAGTACCGCTCAGCCCTGTTTGCTTCCCGAGGCTTTGCCAGTCTCTCCCTGGCCTACTTTGGCCATAAAGACATCCCTGGTCCACTCAACACTCTCAATGTGGGAGATGCCTACTTCAAG ACTGCGTTCCAGTTTCTCCAGGACCACCCCCAGGTGTGTGGGGACAGGATGGGGGTCATGGGCCTCTCGTTCGGGGTCTACCTGGCTCTGCGAATCGCCACTCAGATTGATGTCAAT CCCAGGTGTGTGATCGGAGTCAATGGTCCAATAGGAAGTTTCAACAAACTCTCGGACAGCGACGGCATGACAGAAAGCTTTGAAGG GGATCAGAAGCACTGGAGTTACGATGAAGAGGGCTACGTCAGTTTCAGAGAAGTGTCCATGCCCAACAACATTCCACCTGAGAACAAAGCAAAT GTTGAAAACCTGTGCTGCCCCCTACTGTACATTTTGGGTGAAGACGACTTGAGCTGTGCAGCTATTGAGAACGCAGATGAG ATTGAGAAGAAGATTAAAGATGCTGGTAGATCCCACCTGTTCACCCGCCTGTCATACCCCGGTGCTGGTCACCTGATTGAGCCGCCCTACACCCCCAACTCCCGAGCCTCCATGTGGACCACACAACCCAAGAAAC TTATCAYTCTCTGGGGAGGGCACCTGGTACCCCATGCTGCCGCCCAAGAGGATGCYTGGAAGAGGACCCTGGAATTTATGGAWYGCCATCTAAGGGGAAAGGAAGACAAATAG
- the LOC139027893 gene encoding protein S100-B-like has protein sequence MSELESAMIAIIHVFHKYSGHKCKLKKAELKDLINNEMSHFIINIQEKETLDELFADLDQNGDLEIDFEEFIALIAMMTSTCHDLFSTDHRR, from the exons ATGTCAGAGCTAGAGAGTGCCATGATCGCCATCATCCATGTGTTCCATAAATACTCGGGCCACAAGTGCAAGCTGAAGAAGGCAGAGCTCAAAGATCTTATCAATAACGAGATGAGTCACTTCATAATT AATATCCAAGAGAAAGAGACTCTGGATGAGCTGTTTGCAGACCTGGACCAGAACGGAGACCTGGAGATCGACTTCGAAGAGTTTATCGCTCTGATCGCCATGATGACGTCAACGTGCCATGATCTCTTCAGCACGGATCACCGCCGTTAG
- the LOC111965023 gene encoding peroxisomal succinyl-coenzyme A thioesterase isoform X3, with protein MHNEDGDLWEAFSHYNTDGRGVVNLTRDESVGGSYVGCEPMGLFWALQPAPGEREGLRLRKKNVETPYSVQLSLLEGHIPVPSSHGSNKEQRQRGEQELAAVTVERWYMAPGVRRIEIRQNGVVGTLFLPPGPGPFPAMMDLWGMGGGLIEYRSALFASRGFASLSLAYFGHKDIPGPLNTLNVGDAYFKTAFQFLQDHPQVCGDRMGVMGLSFGVYLALRIATQIDVNPRCVIGVNGPIGSFNKLSDSDGMTESFEGDQKHWSYDEEGYVSFREVSMPNNIPPENKANVENLCCPLLYILGEDDLSCAAIENADEIEKKIKDAGRSHLFTRLSYPGAGHLIEPPYTPNSRASMWTTQPKKLIXLWGGHLVPHAAAQEDAWKRTLEFMXXHLRGKEDK; from the exons ATGCATAACGAGGACGGTGACCTGTGGGAAGCGTTTTCTCACTACAACACAGATGGGAGGGGTGTCGTCAACT TGACCAGGGATGAGTCTGTAGGGGGCTCCTATGTGGGCTGTGAGCCCATGGGACTATTCTGGGCCCTGCAGCctgcacctggagagagagagggtctgag GCTGCGGAAGAAAAACGTTGAGACTCCGTACTCTGTACAGTTGTCCTTATTAGAGGGTCACATTCCGGTTCCATCCAGTCATGGTTCCAACAAGGAGCAgcgacagagaggggaacaggagCTGGCTGCAGTGACTGTGGAACGCTGGTACATGGCACCAGGGGTCCGGAGAATAGAGATCCGGCAGAACGGAGTAGTGGGGACCTTGTTCTTACCCCCAG GTCCAGGTCCATTCCCAGCCATGATGGACCTGTGGGGTATGGGCGGGGGGCTGATAGAGTACCGCTCAGCCCTGTTTGCTTCCCGAGGCTTTGCCAGTCTCTCCCTGGCCTACTTTGGCCATAAAGACATCCCTGGTCCACTCAACACTCTCAATGTGGGAGATGCCTACTTCAAG ACTGCGTTCCAGTTTCTCCAGGACCACCCCCAGGTGTGTGGGGACAGGATGGGGGTCATGGGCCTCTCGTTCGGGGTCTACCTGGCTCTGCGAATCGCCACTCAGATTGATGTCAAT CCCAGGTGTGTGATCGGAGTCAATGGTCCAATAGGAAGTTTCAACAAACTCTCGGACAGCGACGGCATGACAGAAAGCTTTGAAGG GGATCAGAAGCACTGGAGTTACGATGAAGAGGGCTACGTCAGTTTCAGAGAAGTGTCCATGCCCAACAACATTCCACCTGAGAACAAAGCAAAT GTTGAAAACCTGTGCTGCCCCCTACTGTACATTTTGGGTGAAGACGACTTGAGCTGTGCAGCTATTGAGAACGCAGATGAG ATTGAGAAGAAGATTAAAGATGCTGGTAGATCCCACCTGTTCACCCGCCTGTCATACCCCGGTGCTGGTCACCTGATTGAGCCGCCCTACACCCCCAACTCCCGAGCCTCCATGTGGACCACACAACCCAAGAAAC TTATCAYTCTCTGGGGAGGGCACCTGGTACCCCATGCTGCCGCCCAAGAGGATGCYTGGAAGAGGACCCTGGAATTTATGGAWYGCCATCTAAGGGGAAAGGAAGACAAATAG
- the LOC111965023 gene encoding peroxisomal succinyl-coenzyme A thioesterase isoform X2, whose translation MLRAHLCVSVLCRLSDKFVLQWVNIYRKIACVQPAVGQVRWKTCRPAPFLTAKPNRALIDEPITLEGRHLPPHSPITVCARMHNEDGDLWEAFSHYNTDGRGVVNLTRDESVGGSYVGCEPMGLFWALQPAPGEREGLRLRKKNVETPYSVQLSLLEGHIPVPSSHGSNKEQRQRGEQELAAVTVERWYMAPGVRRIEIRQNGVVGTLFLPPGPGPFPAMMDLWGMGGGLIEYRSALFASRGFASLSLAYFGHKDIPGPLNTLNVGDAYFKTAFQFLQDHPQVCGDRMGVMGLSFGVYLALRIATQIDVNPRCVIGVNGPIGSFNKLSDSDGMTESFEGDQKHWSYDEEGYVSFREVSMPNNIPPENKANVENLCCPLLYILGEDDLSCAAIENADEIEKKIKDAGRSHLFTRLSYPGAGHLIEPPYTPNSRASMWTTQPKKLIXLWGGHLVPHAAAQEDAWKRTLEFMXXHLRGKEDK comes from the exons ATGCTTAGAGCACACCTGTGTGTGTCGGTGCTATGTCGTCTCTCAGACAAGTTTGTGCTTCAATGGGTCAACATCTACAGGAAGATAGCATGTGTGCAACCTGCCGTGG GCCAAGTGAGATGGAAGACATGTAGACCAGCTCCCTTTTTGACAGCTAAACCCAACCGCGCCCTCATAGATGAGCCGATTACCCTAGAGGGACGTCACCTCCCCCCCCACTCACCTATTACGGTGTGTGCCCGCATGCATAACGAGGACGGTGACCTGTGGGAAGCGTTTTCTCACTACAACACAGATGGGAGGGGTGTCGTCAACT TGACCAGGGATGAGTCTGTAGGGGGCTCCTATGTGGGCTGTGAGCCCATGGGACTATTCTGGGCCCTGCAGCctgcacctggagagagagagggtctgag GCTGCGGAAGAAAAACGTTGAGACTCCGTACTCTGTACAGTTGTCCTTATTAGAGGGTCACATTCCGGTTCCATCCAGTCATGGTTCCAACAAGGAGCAgcgacagagaggggaacaggagCTGGCTGCAGTGACTGTGGAACGCTGGTACATGGCACCAGGGGTCCGGAGAATAGAGATCCGGCAGAACGGAGTAGTGGGGACCTTGTTCTTACCCCCAG GTCCAGGTCCATTCCCAGCCATGATGGACCTGTGGGGTATGGGCGGGGGGCTGATAGAGTACCGCTCAGCCCTGTTTGCTTCCCGAGGCTTTGCCAGTCTCTCCCTGGCCTACTTTGGCCATAAAGACATCCCTGGTCCACTCAACACTCTCAATGTGGGAGATGCCTACTTCAAG ACTGCGTTCCAGTTTCTCCAGGACCACCCCCAGGTGTGTGGGGACAGGATGGGGGTCATGGGCCTCTCGTTCGGGGTCTACCTGGCTCTGCGAATCGCCACTCAGATTGATGTCAAT CCCAGGTGTGTGATCGGAGTCAATGGTCCAATAGGAAGTTTCAACAAACTCTCGGACAGCGACGGCATGACAGAAAGCTTTGAAGG GGATCAGAAGCACTGGAGTTACGATGAAGAGGGCTACGTCAGTTTCAGAGAAGTGTCCATGCCCAACAACATTCCACCTGAGAACAAAGCAAAT GTTGAAAACCTGTGCTGCCCCCTACTGTACATTTTGGGTGAAGACGACTTGAGCTGTGCAGCTATTGAGAACGCAGATGAG ATTGAGAAGAAGATTAAAGATGCTGGTAGATCCCACCTGTTCACCCGCCTGTCATACCCCGGTGCTGGTCACCTGATTGAGCCGCCCTACACCCCCAACTCCCGAGCCTCCATGTGGACCACACAACCCAAGAAAC TTATCAYTCTCTGGGGAGGGCACCTGGTACCCCATGCTGCCGCCCAAGAGGATGCYTGGAAGAGGACCCTGGAATTTATGGAWYGCCATCTAAGGGGAAAGGAAGACAAATAG
- the inpp1 gene encoding inositol polyphosphate 1-phosphatase has protein sequence MADLLKLLLRVAEKAANVARVCRKEAPLFQLLVQEKTGVDKNKKFVQDFKTLADVVIQEMIRHDVGAQFPEMIDHIQGEESNKFENGLGESVIVTVCGTEKETAALLATVLDGDQTAATLLARAIHQDAKLTLTDTGTDDLHIPLSPSDLGIWIDPIDATSQYIEGREEVAVEGHLCPSGLQCALVLIGVYLRATGEPVMGVINQPFNHKDPTGWKGKHFWGVSCGSVKACSVLRPKDRPAETTAAGGPGLSVVMSSSEKQAVKEALAPLCGPDRLMYASGAGYKILCVILGLADVYVLSEGSTFKWDSCGPHALLRALGGGMVDLKECLHSSGSSHCQGGHQDQGELTYHQPHTESTGADHWANQGGLVAYLNCQILHRVIGELKGKF, from the exons ATGGCTGATCTGCTGAAGCTGCTGCTGCGTGTGGCAGAGAAGGCGGCCAACGTGGCCCGTGTGTGCAGGAAAGAAGCCCCTCTCTTCCAGCTGCTGGTCCAGGAGAAGACTGGAGTGGATAAGAACAAGAAGTTTGTCCAGGACTTCAAGACGCTGGCTGATGTTGTGATCCAAGAGATGATCCGCCATGATGTTGGAGCTCAG tttcctgaaatgatTGACCATATACAAGGAGAGGAGTCTAACAAGTTTGAGAATGGACTAG GGGAGAGTGTGATAGTCACAGTGTGTGGGACGGAGAAGGAGACCGCAGCCCTGCTGGCCACAGTGCTGGATGGGGACCAGACGGCGGCGACTCTCCTGGCGCGTGCCATCCACCAGGACGCTAAGCTCACACTCACTGACACGGGGACAGACGACCTCCACATACCCCTCAGCCCCTCTGACCTGGGCATCTGGATCGACCCCATCG ATGCCACCAGCCAATACATTGAAGGTCGTGAGGAGGTGGCGGTGGAGGGGCATCTCTGTCCGTCAGGTCTGCAGTGTGCCCTGGTCCTGATCGGGGTTTACCTCCGCGCTACTGGGGAACCCGTCATGGGGGTCATCAACCAGCccttcaaccacaaagacccaaCAGG CTGGAAGGGGAAGCATTTCTGGGGTGTGTCGTGTGGGAGCGTCAAAGCCTGCTCGGTGCTCAGACCTAAAGACAGACCTGCAGAGACGACAGCAGCAGGAGGACCAGGGCTCTCAGTGGTGATGAGCTCCAGTGAGAAGCAGGCAGTGAAAGAGGCTTTGGCCCCTCTGTGCGGGCCTGACAGGCTGATGTACGCGTCAGGGGCCGGATACAAGATCCTGTGTGTGATCCTGGGCCTGGCTGACGTCTACGTCCTCTCAGAGGGCAGCACCTTCAAGTGGGACTCCTGCGGCCCCCATGCCCTGCTCCGTGCACTGGGTGGGGGGATGGTGGACCTTAAAgagtgcctccactcctctggctCCAGCCACTGTCAGGGGGGGCACCAGGACCAGGGGGAACTGACCTACCACCAACCCCACACAGAGAGCACTGGGGCAGACCACTGGGCCAACCAGGGGGGACTGGTGGCCTATCTCAACTGTCAAATTCTCCATAGGGTTATTGGGGAACTGAAGGGCAAGTTTTAA